The Rhinoraja longicauda isolate Sanriku21f chromosome 19, sRhiLon1.1, whole genome shotgun sequence genome includes a window with the following:
- the LOC144603173 gene encoding zinc-binding protein A33-like, with amino-acid sequence MASKDQVESWTEEAVCPICLDFFTDPVTLDCGHNFCRSCITQSWDREGRNSCPECREVFTDRTLRVNRALARLAEKTRTLSLNREIIPEKEIKLHCEKHQEELKLFCETDKKLICLVCRVAREHKSHSFMPVKEAVQICKDQVKSSIQSLTKYKSGIQQMEQQQKEKISGVLEQSHSLQSKITSQFAEQHQILTEKEQRVLADIREEEKNILNVMEKNLREIEENLNSIQEELCKLQQQMDQKDSVVFLKEEAGRKRRVRDEAKPLSVVEEALPIEKFHCPVSLNTAFKEASDDFKQVSVTLDVETAGPWLEVSEDRKRVRRTKTRRSLPDTGKRFTVSACVLGSEGFTSGRHYWEVEVAGSRGWSLGVAAESVERKGQVTLTPETGVWSIRRGGDGFDALTSPPSRLPARPIPGRVGVYLSYESGTVSFHDADTKSHLHTFTGNKFTEKLYPFFSLYWGGNNWLRICSGSAPGV; translated from the exons atggcttcgaaagaccaggtcgagagttggaccgaggaggcagtttgtcccatctgcctggatttcttcaccgatccggttacactggactgcgggcacaacttctgccgctcctgtatcacacagagttgggacagggaggggagaaactcctgcccggaatgtagagaggtgtttacagaccgcaccctcagggtgaatcgggccttggcgagactggctgagaaaactcgaacactgagcctgaatcgggaaataattccagagaaggaaattaaacttcactgcgagaaacatcaggaagaactgaagctgttttgtgaaactgacaagaagctgatctgcctggtttgtcgagttgcgcgggaacacaagtctcacagcttcatgccggttaaagaagctgttcaAATATGCAAG gatcaggtgaaatcttccatccagtctctcacaaaatataaatcagggatccagcaaatggagcagcaacagaaagagaagatttctggagttctg gaacagtcacacagccttcagtccaagatcacatcccagtttgctgaacagcaccagattctcactgagaaagagcagcgtgtactggctgatatccgggaggaagagaagaatattctaaatgtaatggagaaaaatcttcgagaaattgaagagaatttaaattccattcaggaggaactctgtaagttgcagcagcagatggatcaaaaggacagtgtggtgtttctgaag gaggaagctggtcgcaagcgaag ggttcgtgatgaagccaaaccactgtcggtggtagaggaggccttgccgattgaaaagtttcattgccctgtttcattgaacacagcatttaaagaagcatctgatgacttcaagcaag tctccgtcaccctggatgtggaaacagcgggtccgtggctcgaggtgtctgaggatcggaagagggtgagacggaccaagacccggaggagtctccctgacaccgggaagaggtttacagtcagtgcgtgtgtgctgggatcggagggattcacatcggggagacattactgggaggtggaggtggcggggagtcggggctggagtctgggagtcgccgcagagtctgtggagaggaagggacaggtcacactgaccccggagactggagtctggagcatcaggcgggggggtgacgggtttgatgcactcacctcccctccatcccgtctccccgcccgtcccatccccgggagggtgggagtttatctcagttacgagtccgggacagtttcatttcacgacgcggacaccaagtcccatctccacaccttcactgggaataaattcacggagaaactttatcctttcttcagcCTTTATTGGGGTGGAAACAACTGGCTgaggatctgctccggttccgctccgggtgtgtaa